In Pseudemcibacter aquimaris, the sequence AATTTCATGAAATACACTTACAATCCATGAAAAACACTTATATTTCAGCCATTTTGTGAAAAACGCTTACAAATATGCATTATAACGCATTTATTGGCGCAATTTATGCGCTTTAACGCATGTCAGGGTTTGAACCCAGATTACTGTTTCTTTGCCACCCGCTTCTTGGGAACGGTAAGGCCTATATCCTGTAATTTTCGTCCCAGCGTATCATCCTTAGCCAAAAGCAATAGATCATCTTCTAAGTTGAGGCAAAACAATACACTGGCATACGCGCCAAATGTCACACCGCTGTCACCATTTTCAATTTTACGCAGCGTTGTGCGCGTCATTCCAGCGCGCTCCGCCAACATACTTGCTGTGATTTTGCGGCGCAGGCGGGCCAGCTTAATATTTTCACCAACGCGCGGTAATAACGCTTCAAGTGTTGGTGATAACACTGCCGTTCTTCTGCCCATCAGCTTGCCCTCAATAGTCATTAAAATGTCCAAATATACCGCTTAATGTAAACTATTATATACATTAACCCGCTTAACGATAAAAATAAGATACGTTATCTTTTGGCATTGAAGCCTGCCTCATACGCCTCCTGCAAAGCCTCTTTCAAAGACCAGACGGCCACATCGTGAAAATCAAGGCTGTCGCTGTTGCGGGCTTCCAGCGTTTCAAGGCTCAAATGCTTCTTGGCGATTTCCGTTAAAAGCTGATCGATTTGTTGTTGGGTGGCTTTAGGCATATTCACCCTCCTTGAAAACACGGTCGGTGATATGTTGTAGGTCTCTGGCAATGTCTGCTAAAAACCCTGCGTCGCCCCAGCGTATGTCATCAGGGTTGGTTTCAAAATGATCGGCGCTTGCCGCTTGCAGGCGCTCCAGCATCTCGTCAATGTGGGCTTTGTGTTCGATAAAGGCGTCCAGCGCGGTTCTTTTTTCCTGTGTGTTTGTCATTGGTTTGTCTCCTTTGTTGGTAGCAGTAACGCTTCATTCTCGGAAGCTATCAAGTCAATTGATGATCTTTCCTCATCGCGGCATGCGCATGTTACGCACAACCCCAGCTGTTATCTTTTCTATTTCTTTTTTAAGGTGTTCTTTTCTTCCTTTATATGGTGTGGACGGATCTGTCGTGTCTGGAGTGGACGAATCTGTCCGGTTTAGAGTGGACAGATTTGTCGTGGTAAGTTTTGAGCTGTGGATAAGTATCGACTTATCCACATGGTAGATATTCGATTGCCCACGGCCACGTTGCTGTATTGTCAGCAGCTTGTGATCTTCTAATTCGGCAATGAAACGCTGCACATTCCTGGGGGAACAGCCAAGCTCTTCGCCCAGCGTTTTAAGCTTGGGAAAAGCCTGGCCATCCTTGTTGGCATATTGAATTAACCGCGCACAGCAGAGCTTTGCGCCGTGACTTAAATCCGTACGGCGCAAGATATCATTGGGGATTGGGGCAAACGTCAATTGGCTCATATTCGTGCGGCAATTTTACCCAGCGCACATTTATACATCTCCCACGCCTTTGTGCGCCCGACACCGAGCTGGTTACAAATCAGCTTCCAGCGCACACGTTCGGCACGTTGCC encodes:
- a CDS encoding helix-turn-helix domain-containing protein, whose amino-acid sequence is MTIEGKLMGRRTAVLSPTLEALLPRVGENIKLARLRRKITASMLAERAGMTRTTLRKIENGDSGVTFGAYASVLFCLNLEDDLLLLAKDDTLGRKLQDIGLTVPKKRVAKKQ
- a CDS encoding DUF6900 domain-containing protein; amino-acid sequence: MPKATQQQIDQLLTEIAKKHLSLETLEARNSDSLDFHDVAVWSLKEALQEAYEAGFNAKR
- a CDS encoding helix-turn-helix domain-containing protein, with amino-acid sequence MSQLTFAPIPNDILRRTDLSHGAKLCCARLIQYANKDGQAFPKLKTLGEELGCSPRNVQRFIAELEDHKLLTIQQRGRGQSNIYHVDKSILIHSSKLTTTNLSTLNRTDSSTPDTTDPSTPYKGRKEHLKKEIEKITAGVVRNMRMPR